Within Dictyoglomus sp., the genomic segment GGAAAAAATATTGAATTAAAAACCATTGATCCAAAGGATAAAGAGAAGATATCAGCAAAGAAGAAAGAAATAGCAGAGATTTTGAGGAAATTAAGTGATACAAGAAAACAGTTAATAGAAGAAATAAAAAAGATTTTAAGTGAGGAACAGAGGAAGAAGCTGGATAAATATTTTAAATTTAGATTCCATCCTTGGGGTAAACTATGAGTAGAGAAATAGAAAAAAGTTTGGAGCTTAATAATGTTTCCTCTCAGCTCGATTCTCCTTTAGGCTGGGAGGAAAAGACTAATTTATCAGATAAAGCATTAATATCTTTAATTAAGTCTGGAGATAGAGAAGCTTTTAATATTTTAGTTAAAAGATATGAAAAAAAAGTTTTTAATATTTTATATTTACAATTAGGTCCCATAAGTGATTTAGAGGATTTAGCGCAAGAGGTTTTTATAAAGATATTTAAGAATATAAATAAATTTAGAGGGGAAGCTCAATTCTCAACATGGCTTTACAGGATTGTTTTAAATCTTAGTTATGACTACAAGAGAAAAAATAAAAATATCTTTTCTTTAGATGAAAATATTGATTACGAAAGTGAGGAAACTTTTGAAAATATTTTACCTACTTCAGAGGAAGATCCAGAAAAAGTCTTGGAGAGATTAGAGGTTCAAAGAAAAATAAGAGATGCTATAAAAGGTTTATCAAAAGAGTATCAAGAAGTAATAATATTAAGAGAATTTGAGGGTTTATCCTATGAAGAGATAGCAAAGGTTCTAAACTGTCCAGTAGGAACAGTAGAATCTCGATTATTTAGAGCAAGAGAAGAGCTTAGAAAGAAACTAATAAAGGAGTGGAAAGAGTCGTGAAATGTAAAGAAGCAAAAAGATTGATTTCTCTATATATTGACGGAGAAATTCCTCCTGATAAGAGGTTTGAATTGGAGGAACATCTGAGCAATTGTTTTTATTGTAAAAGAGAGTTAGAAGAACTAATATTTATAATTAGAGAAATTCACAAGCTTCCTAAAGTAAAATCTTCTCTTAATTTTGTTGATAGCCTTTGGTATAGATATCAGGAAGAAAAGACAAGACAAAGGAGTTTTAAAAAGCTAATTTTTATTGTGAGCCTAGTTTTTACTTTGATATTTATTTTCCTTTTATCTCAAAAGATTTGGATTCCTAAATCAGAACCTCAAGAATTGCAAACTTTCTATGAAATCCATAGTAAGTGGAAGAGAAATTTCATCTTTGAAGAACCCTTTGTGGATTTTGTTTTGTATCAGAATAGATAGGAAAGATGAAAAAAATAATTTTTGTTATTCTAATTATTTCTTTTTCTTTTTCTCTCTCGACTTTTGATATTCTTCAAGAGGCTTTAGAAAAAGATGGCAAGATCTCTCTTCAGGGAATAGAAATAAATATTTTTTACGATGAAAATGGGATGCCTAAAATTTCTATCTCAAGAGTAATATATGGAGGAAATTATAAGTTAAGAAGGGAATATCTAGCTCCTTCACTCTTTCTGGGAAGAATAATTATTGATGATGGAGTTAAAAAATTTGAATACATTCCAAATCTCAGAAGATTAATTATTTCCACTTCAGGCTTTATAAATGATTCTAGAGAAATAAAAAAAAGGATAGAGCTTATTAAAAAGAACTATAAAATTCTAAATTTGGGGATAGAAACTATAACGGATAGAAAAGCAATAGTAATACTATTGGTTTCAAAATATACCAATTTGCCTGTTCTTAAATTGTGGATTGACATAGAAACTTATTTTATCCTAAGAAAGGACAAATACAACAGTGATGGAAAACTACTTTCTAGAACCTTTTTTAGTGAGATTAAATATGGAGAATCCTATCCTAATTCTCTTTTTAAGCCCGATCCTCTATGGAAAACAGAGAATGTTATTAATGAACCTATATTTAAAGAAATTGATATTAAAAGTTCTGGAGAGATACCCTTAGAACTTCCCTTGGGATATGTTTTAGAAAAATTGTTTTTAATTCCTCAAGTAGAAGATTTTATTATTTACTATTATAGATATACTGATGGTTTAAATACTTTATCTTTCTTTAAAACAAATATTCCTTTAAAGAAGATTAGGGAACCAATAAAAGTAGGTAGCTTTAAAGGAATGTTAGAAGAGTCTCTTTTTTGGAAATCTTTTATGTGGCAGGATGAAATCTGGACTTATTTCTTAATTGGAGATATTCCTTATAATAAAATTGAAAATTTTCTGAAAAAACTCTTTCCTTGATAAAACAGCTTCCTTTACATAATTTACATTTTCTTTTTCCATGTTCCACTATTAAAGCATGATATTCATTAAATAATTGATATATTGGAAAAAGAAAATTTTGAAATAAACTTTGCCATTGTTCATAGGATAACGAAAATTCTAAAATACCAAGACAAGAAAAAATCTTTCTTGTGTAGTTATCAATAACGAAAACAGGTCGGTTAAAAGCATATAGAAGAATAGAATCAACTGTTTCTTTTCCCAAACCAGAAATTGATAAGAGTTTTTCTCTCAAGAGAAAAGTGGTTTCTTTCGAAATTTTGTCAAGTTTTCCGTCATAGGATTTAAATAGAAAATCTAAAAAATTTTTAATCCTTCTTGCTTTTATTTTATAAAAGCCACAGGGTCTTATTAAATCTTCTAATTTTTCAAGGGAAATATAATACAATTTATCGGGATCAAGAAGTTTTTTGTTTTTAATGTTGGCTATAGCTTTTTCTACGTTATTCCAGTTAGTGGCTTGAGTTAAAATTGCACCTATAATTACTTCAAAGGATGAATCTGCAGGCCACCAGTACTGAGGACCATATTTTTCAAATAATATTTTAAAGATTTCCTCTATGAGGTTCAATGCCTAAAATGTCTAATATTTATCATAACTAGTATAATTCCTAATTCTTCTGCTTTTTTAATGACTTCCTCATCTCTTATAGAACCAGAAGGTTGAATAATTGCCTTTATTCCATATTTTCCTGCCAATTCTATGGAGTCAGGAAAAGGAAAGAATGCATCTGAGGCAAGATATGCATCTTTTGCCTTTTCTCCTGCTTTTTCTAAGGCAATTTTTACTGAGTCGACTCGATTCATCTGTCCTGCCCCAATACCAAGAGTAGTTTTATTCTTACTTACTACAATGGCGTTGGATTTTGTATGTTTTACTACTTTTAGTGCAAAAATAAGTTCTTCTAAATCTTTTTCATTGGGTTTTTTAGAAGTTTTGACTTCATATTCATTTATAAGAGAATTATTAAATTCTTGAATTAGAAATCCTGTTTTGAGGGATTTTATCTCCCATGGATTTTTATTATCTTCTTTATATATAAGTACCCTTAAATTCTTTTTCTTTTCAAATATTTTTCTTGCAGATTCAGTAATATTCTTTGCAATAATAACTTCAAAAAAGTATTTACTCATTTCTATTGCACATTCATCATCTATGGTAAAATTACAGGCGACAATTCCACCGTATGCAGATATGGGATCTGACTCGTATGCTTTTCTAAAGGCAGATACTGGATGGGAAGACTCGGAAACACCACAAGGATTATTATGTTTTATAATTGCACAAGCAGGTTCTGAAAATTCTATTATTAAATTCCAGGCGGAATCTAAATCCAAGAGATTATTATAGGAAAGCTCCTTTCCTTGTAGTTTTTCCCAAGGCATTTTTTGATAAGGAAGAAGATAATAACTTGCCTTTTGATGAGGATTTTCTCCATATCTTAAGTCTAGTTCTTTTTTTAAAGAAATATTTATAATATCAGGAAAATCATTAGAAAGGAAATTTGTTATAATTTGGTCATAGAAACTTGTATAAGAAAAAGCCTTGATGGCCAGTTTCTTTCTGAATGTTTCATCTATTTGATTGTTTTTAAGTCTTTCTATTACTTCTTGATAGTCTTCAGGTGAAGAAATTACTAACACATAGGGATAATTTTTAGCACTTGCTCTTAAAAGACTAACTCCTCCAATATCAATATTCTCTAAAACCTCTTCCATAGTAACGTCTTTCTTTTTTATTACTTCAGAAAAGGGATATAAATTACAGACTACGATATCAATTAAAGGAATATTATTCTTGCGGAGTTCTTCTAAATCTTCTTCTTTGTTTCTTCGTGCTAAAATTCCTGCAAAAATTTTAGGGTGTAATGTTTTTACTCTTCCTCCAATTAGTTCTGAAAAACCAGTAAATTCAGAAATTTCGTGAACAGGAATATTTTCTTTTAATATTTCCTTTGCAGTAGAATGAGTAGCTATAATTTCATATCCTAAGTTATATAATTCTTTTGCAAAATTTCTTATTCCTTCTTTATTATATACACTAATTAAACACCAAGGCATAGTCTATTGTTTCTTAAATTCCTCAGGATTTATATTTTGCAAAAATTTTTCTAATTCCTCATCAGAAGCATATTCTTCAATAATACCTGCTTCATCAAAAACTTGAGACTCTACATATATGGGGGACTGTGTTCTCAAAGCAAGAGCCATAGCATCACTAGGTCTTGAATCAATTTCAATAACTTTATCTCCATCTTCAAGAAAAATAGTTGCATAAAAAGTTCCTTCTTTTAAACTGTGAATCAATATCTTTTGTACTTTTATTTTTAAATTATCTAAAATATTTTTAATTAGGTCATGAGTTAGAGGCCGAGGAGTACTAACTTTTTCAAGAGCAATGGCAATGGCATTTGCTTCAAAGGGACCAATCCATATAGGAAGTAATTTTTTTCCTTCTTTTTTTTCTTTTAAAACTACTACAAATTGATTTGTCTGAGGATCTAAATTTAAACTTAATATATATGCTTCAAGCATCATTATAATCACCTCTTTTTTACTTTTTACTTTATCTTACCTTAAATCTCTTTCTTTGTAAATCATGTTATAATTTCAGTCATATGATTAAAGGGAAAGAAATAAAAGGGATATTTATATTAACTTTAGTAACTTTAATATGGGGAAGTACCTTCTCTATGTCAAAAATATCTCTCCAGTACGTATCGCCTATAATTCTGCTTTCATTAAGATTTACTCTTGGTACTATTTCTCTTTTTGTTTATCTCTTATTTTTTTCAAAAAATAATTTTAAAATAACAAAATCAGGAATAATTTTGGGTGTTATAAATTTTTTAGCTATTGCCTTTCAAACCTTTGGTTTAAAATATACATCTGCAACAAAAACAGCCTTTATTACAGGGATCTCTGTCCTTTTTGTTCCTTTTGGTGAAAAAATTTTATTTAAGAATAAAATATCTAAAAATGTTTGGATAGCGGTAGTTTTAGCTATTTTAGGACTTTTCTTTTTAACAGTTGATTTTAAAGAGCTGTCAGAGATAAATATAGGAGACTTTTTAGTTCTTTTATGTGCTATTACCTATACATTGCAAATTCTTTTTATCTCCTATGTTGTCCATAAAGCGGATATATCTAATCTTGCCTTTGTAGAATTATTAATAACATCTCTTCTATCATGGTTCTTTGCTATTCCAGAGATATATAATTTATCTTTTGAAAATTTAGTTTTTGCTTTTCCTCCTATTTTATATCTTGGAATAATCGCTACTGCTTTAACTTTAACTTTACAGCTTTTAGGACAAAGATATCTCTCTCCATCTAAATCTGCAATAATCTATAATCTTGAACCTGTTTTTGCTTTTTTATTTGCAAGAATTTTTTTGAATGAAAGATTAAAAATAGGGCAGGGGATAGGAGCGATTTTAATAATTCTTTCTCTTTTCCTATCCCTGCCTCAATTTTCTATTTTAAATAAGAAGAAAAGGGGATAACTTTAGTTAGAATATAAGTCAAGAAAGAATTTATTCCTGCTTTTATTAAATTAAAGGGAATAATTACAGGAACTATTAAAGCCAAAACTTCTTTAACGGAAACCCCAAGATAAATTGGAGTAAATATTAAATTTGCAATGGACATTACTCCTGCCATAGATAGAGTCCCTAATATGAGAGGGATTTCCAATTTTTTCATTCTTTTAAAGAAAAGGCCAGCAACACTAATTAAAGTTCCTGTAGCAATAAAATGCATCAGGGCACCAATGGGACCACCTTGTCCTGTAATCAATGCCATAAGAATTGATACAATTAGAGTTGCTAATAATCCTTCAAATACTCCTATATAGAGAGCAACAATTAATAAAGGAATATCTCCTGGATCGTATAAAAGATAGGAAGCTTGGGGAAGAATTGGGAAATAGATGGTGATAGATAAAATTAAGGAAATACCAGTAAACAGCGATACTAATACTAGTTTTTTAGTACTCATCTTATCTAACCTCCTTTAAAAAAATTTATTAAAAAAAAGCCCCAAGGTAAAAACCTTGGGGCAACTTTTTCTTCTTCAAAAATTTAAGCTACCTTCTCCCATCCGGACTTTACCGTCGGCTCTGGATTCTCACCAGATCTGCAAGCTTTTCGCTTGCTCGCAGGCTTAGATACCCTCTAATTAGGGTATCATCACTGCCGGTCGGGAATTGAAGGTATTAAAACCTTCTCACCCTGCCCCGAAGGTAGTTTACCTTATTTGAAGTCAATTTTTTAAATTTCTAAGGAAAGTTCAGAAGGATAAGCTACAACTCCTACCGTTCCTGGTCCACCATGAACACTTAATGCTGCACCTAGTTTTGATATTATAACATCCTTTACTGCAAATTTTTTTGAAATTTCTTCTTTTAATTTTTCTAGTTCATTATATACTCCTGCATGTACTAAACCAAGATTTAATAAGGTTTTTTCTTTAAAAAATTCCTGCATAAGACTTACAATTCTTTTATAGGCCTTTAATCTTCCATGAGCTTTATCTAATGCAAAAATTACTCCTTCCTCATCAATAGAGAGTATAGGATTAATATTTAAAGCTTCTGCTAAAAGAAATTTTGCTTTGCCGATTCTTCCTCCTGCTGCTAAATATTTGAGAGTATCACTAGTTAAAGCATGAAAAATTCTTTTTCTTAATTTTTTAATATGCTCTATAGTTTCTGGAATCTTCCAACCTTTTAAAGATGCCTTTGCTGCTTCCATCACTAAAATTCCTGTACCAAGAGATACAGATTTGGAATCAAAAACCTCTATTTCTGCTTTTGGATTTTCCTCTTTTATTATATTTTTGGCATTAAAAGCAGACTGAAAAGCTCCACTTCCCCAAGAAGTTATGTGAATACTTAAAATTGATTTTCCCAAATCTATAAGTTTTTTAAATAACTCATAATATTCTCCAACTCCAGGGCATGCAGTCTTAGGTAAGTTATTCACATTGTTTTTTAAATATTCCCAAACTTCTTCTGAAGTAATATCTACTTTCTCTTTGTATTCTTTATTATTCATATGTATATAATAATGGACAATATTTATTCCATATTTTTCTACTAATTCATCGGGAATATCAGAAGTTGTATCTGTTATCACACTGAAACTTTCTTTTGTTTCCACTTTAACCTCCTAAGCTATATTTTTCATTATAAAATATATAGTCTCTTTTTGTAAATATATTCTTCTACTAAAGGAGGAACTAAATATCTTATTGACCTTCCCATTCTAATTCTTTCTCTTATCTCTTGAGCAGAAATGGGGAAATATGGAAAATCAAAAAACAATATTTTTTCTTTATATTTCTCAATAAAATCTTCTAAATCCATGTTGAAGTTTTCTTCACCCCTTTTTCCTACAATTAATCTGCATAGATTTATCACTTTCTCAGGATTCTTCCATGATAAAAATTGACTAAAGGCATCGCTTCCTAAAAGGAGAAATATTTCTTTGTCTCTATAAAGATTTTTTATTTCTTCTAAGGTATCGACAATATATGATCTTCCTTCTCTTCTAATTTCAATATCGGAAACTTCAAAATAAGAAACATTAATTGTTGCTAATAAAACCATTTCATACCTTTCTATTTCTGAGGCTAAAGGAATATTTCTATGAGGAGGAATTTTATTAGGGATAAAGATTATTTTTTCTAAGTTAAAATTCTCTTTTGCGGATTCTGCAAACCATAAATGTCCATTATGAATTGGATCAAAGGTTCCACCTAAAATCCCAATCTTATTACTCATTTTCAAGTATTAATTGAGAATGAGGAAAAGAATAGTATTTAAAAAAATAATTTCCAATTTTTATTAATTCTCCGTCATTGACTTTGTTTTTACGTATAAGTTTTAAAATGCCTCTTCTACGAATATAGTTTATAAAATAACTTTGTGCTTGAAAATCATAAAGATTTAACCTGTTTGCCAAGCTTGTTGATTTTGGATCATTAAGAATCCAGAAATTGTCCTCTTTTTGAAGTGAAATTACATCCTCTTTTAGGTCTTCTTTTTCTTTTATCTCTATCATCTGAGGAACCTCTAAAACTTCCTTTAAGTTCTCCCAAACTAATTTAACAAATTCCTCTAAATTTAATTTAAATTTAGCGGAAATAAAAATAAAGGGAAAATTCAATTGAGATAACCAATTTTTAATCTCATCTAAATTTTTTTGAGTTTCAGGAAGATCAATTTTGTTAATAGCAATAATTCTTTTTTTGTCTAGTAGTTTTGGATTATAAAGTCCCAATTCTTTTTCAAGAATAGAGTATGCCTTTTGGGGTGGATTTATTTCATCGCTTCCATCAAGAAGAAATATTAAAAGATGTGTTCTTTCAATATGTCTTAAGAATTCGTGTCCCATTCCTTTCCCTAAATGAGCTCCTTCAATAAGACCTGGTATATCTGCAATGGTAAAGCTAAAATCTTCTCTTTGGACTACTCCTAAATTAGGAAACTTTGTAGTAAAAGGATAATCTCCAATCTCAGGATGGGCTGAGGTTATTTGGGAAAGAAGGGTTGATTTTCCAGCATTAGGAAGTCCTACTAGTCCGACATCTGCGATAATTTTTAATTCTAAATATATCCACCTTTCTTCTCCTTTTTCACCTTTCTCTGCAAAATAGGGGGTTTGTCTCGTTGAAGTAGCAAAGGAAGAATTTCCTCTTCCTCCTTTTCCTCCTTTTGCAACAGTTACTCTTTGTCCAGGATAAACGAGATCTTCAATAAGTTCATTGGTTTCAGCATCAAAAACTAAGGTTCCTATTGGGACTTTTATAATTAAATCCTTTCCGTTCTTTCCATTTTGCTTCTTTCCTTTTCCATGGGAACCTTTTTCTGCGATGAAGTGTCTTTTATAGTAAAAATCTAAAAGAGTATCCAAATTTTCATCCGCCTCAAGAATTACATCTCCACCTTTTCCCCCATCTCCACCATCAGGACCCCCTTTGGGAGTAAACTTTTCTCTTCTAAAAGAAACACACCCATTCCCCCCGTCTCCCCCTTTTACAAAGATTTTTACTTTATCTATGAACATTTATTGAATTGGTATCACATTAACTATCTTTTTTCCTTTTTTAATGGAAAATTTTACAATTCCAGGAGCTAAGGCAAAAAGAGTATGATCTTTACCCATTCCAACATTTAATCCAGGATGAAATTTTGTTCCCCTTTGTCTAATAATAATGTTTCCAGGATATACAATTTCATCCTGAAATTTTTTAACTCCTAACCATTTAGGATTACTATCCCTTCCATTTCTGCTTGCTCCACCAGACTTTTTATGAGCCATTTATATCACCTCTTTATTGAATTTCAATATTTTGAATTGCTAATCTTGTAAAGGGTTGTCTGTGTCCATATTTTCTTCTATAATGCTTTTTTCTTTTAAACTTAAAAACTATTACCTTAGGATATTTATCCTGTTTTAAAACTTTTGCAGTAATTTTTACTCCCTCTAAATAAGGCTTTCCTATCAATACTTCGCCATCTTTATTTAAAAGAAGAATTTTATCTAAGATAACCTCTTCGCCCTCTTTTGCATTTATCTTTTCCACCTCAATTATACTTCCAACAGACACTTTATACTGTTTTCCTCCTGTTTCTACAACTGCAAACATCTATTCCCTCCTTCAAATTTATTTTTCTTATGTAAAATTCAGACAATACAATTTATCATTTTAAAAATCTTTTTGTCAAGATTAATTTTAGAATTAATGATGTCCCTTGAGATAATCTTAAAAATTTTTTAAACTTTTATCTTATAAATCCTATGATATAATTGACAGAGTAATAAAGAAAGAGATAAAGAAGGGAGGAATATAATATGTCAAGAAAGTGTGATATTTGCGGAAAGGGTCCTTGGGTAGGATTACAAGTGAGCCATTCCCATAGAAGGACCAAAAGAAGATGGCTTCCAAACATTCAAAAGGTTAAAGCAGTGGTTAATGGAAAAATTACAACTCTAAAGGTTTGTACGAGATGTCTTAAAGCAGGAAAGGTAGTAAGGGCAGTGTAGCGCCATGGGAGAAAAAATTAAGGATATCATAGATTTTATAGTAGAAAAGGAAAAAGAGATAGAAAATAGCATTGAATCTGCTAAGAATTACTGGTCCTCCTGGCTTCGAAATGAGATTTTTCGTTGGGAAGAAGAAGAAAGAAGGATAATGGAAGATTTTGAGAAATATTTAGAAGAATTTTCAGAAAAGAAAAGATTAGAAATAAAACAAAAAGAAGAATTATTAGAGAAAGAATTTCAAAGACAAAAAGAGGAATATAAGAAGAAATTAGAAAAAAATTATTCAAAAGCTTTAGAATTTTTATGGAAAAAGCTTGGAGAATAAGCTATGGCAATTGTTTCTTTAAAAAGATTTTGGATTGCAGTTTCTAAAGAGAATGAGGAAAAATTAGTATCTTTACTTAAAGATTATTCTCTAGTTCACTGGGAGGATCTTTCTCCTGAAGAATCTTCTCTAGACTCTGAATTTTCAGTTATTATAAATAAGTTAGAAGAAATAATAAAACTTCTTTTTAAAATTTTTCCTGAAAAGAGGGGTTTTTTAGAAGGGTTTTTTGGAGGAAGACCTGAAATATCGAAGGAGGAACTAGAAAAATTAAGAAAAGAAGTTAATTGGGAAGATTTATATAAGAAAGCAAAAAATATAGAGAGGTCATTGATTCTATTAGAAGAAAAGGAAAAATTTCTTCAAACTTTATATGAAGAAACTCTCTATTGGGAAGATTTAGATGAATCCTTAGATTTTTCAAGAAATTTAAAAAGATTTTTGTTTTATAGCGGTAGTTTTTTAAAAGAAAATTTTGAGAAATTTAAAGAAGAATCCAGGGAAATATTAGATAGAGGCTGGATAAAATATTGGGAAAAAGAAAAGCAAATAAAATGTATCTTTATAGTTCTAAAAGAAGATAAGGATAAGATAGAAAATCTATTGCAAAAATATAAATTTGAGTTTCATAGAATTCCATACTTACGAGGAAAACCTTCGGAAAATATAGAGAGAATAAAGAAATATTTTGAAAAATTAAGAAAGGAATTAGAAGAAACCTTAGAATCCGCAAAGGAACTCTATGACAAAAAACACAATTTATTAGCATGGTATGATTATTTTTATATAAAATCTCAGGAAAAAAATTTTAAAAATTTTAGTTTTGATAGTAAATATTTTGTAGTTTATTCTGGATGGATTCCTACGAAAATTAAGGAAAAATTTGTTAATGAATTGAAAGAAAAACTTGGAGATTTCGTTTGGGAAGAAAGAGAGCCTTTACCTGAGGAAGAGCCACCTGTTCTTCTTGAAAATCCTAAAATTTTTAAACCCTTTGAATTTTTAACAAAGCTTTATGGTTTACCTCCATATAGGGCTTTAGATCCTACGCCTTTTACAGCTCCCTTCTATCTCCTTTTCTTCGGAATTTGTGTTGGAGATTTTGGTTACGGTTTATTACTTCTTCTTTTCTCTTTATGGATAAAGAAAAAATTTAAACCTGAAGGCTCTGCTAAAGAATTAATGGATTTACTTTCAGTCCTAAGTATTCCTTCTATAATTGTAGGAATAATTACATGGAGCTTTTTTGGAAATCAGATATTTTTAGGACCTGATGGAAAATTTCTTGGAGTTCTTCCCATAATTAATCCCTCGGTAGATTTGATAAAAGCCTTGAGTATAGCTTTGCTTATTGGAATAGTTTCTCAATTTTATGCTTTAATATTAAGATTTATTTCTTCTTGGAAAAAGAGAGATTATGAATCTGCATTATTTGATGCACTTTTATGGATTATCTTTTTAGGCTCTATATTGTTCTATGTTTATTCAAGATTTCAAAATATCTCTTCATTGGGTCTTATTAGATATCTACTAGTGCTGAGTCTAATAGGCTTAATTTTAACTCAAGGTAGAGAATATAAGGGAATTGTAAGAATTATTGTAGGTTTGATAAGTATTTATGGAATATTAGGGGGATATGGGATAACCTCTTTTATAGGAGATATTCTTTCCTACTCTCGTCTTTTTGCTCTCAATTTAGTAAGTTCAATTTTTGGATTTGTTATTACTCAACTTTCTGAGATGGTAGGAAACATTCCTTTTCTCGGATGGATCTTGTTTAGTATTATCTGGATTGCAGGACAACTTTTAAATTTCATTTTAAGTGTGTTAGGCGCTTTTGTTCATTCTACTCGTTTACAATTTCTTGAGATTTTTGGTAGATTTTATTCATCCGGCGGAAGAAATTTTAAGACTTTTAAAATAGATGGAAAATACTTTAAACTAAAAGAATCAAGATAGGAGGTAAAGGGTATGTTAGGATTAGCTATTGCCTTAATTGGGGCTGCTTTAGGTGCGGCTCTTGCTGCTGCTGGCTCTGGTAAAGGAGTTGGAATTGCAGGAGAATCAGCTGCTGGAGTTTTAGCAGAAAAGCCAGAGCTTTTTGGAACAGTGTTGATTCTTCAAGCTCTTCCAGGAACTCAGGGTTTTTATGGTTTTATTTCTGCTTTTTTAATCTTATTAAGATTGGGAATTCTTGGGGGAAAATTGCCAGAGTTAACTATCGAACAAGGCCTTTTAGTTTTTGCAGTTAGTATTCCTATAATGTTTGGAGAATTTGTTAGTGCCATATGGCAAGGAAGAGCTAGTGCAGCAGCATTACAGATGGTAGCTCAAAAACCTGAGACTTCGGGACAAGCAATTATTATCCCTGCATTAGTTGAGACTTATGCTATTCTTTCTTTAATAACTTCTATAATATTCTTATTCTATGGAGTGAAAATATAAATGGGTTTAGATAAGATTGTAGAAAGATTAGCAAAGGAAAAAGAGGAAAAAGTTTTAGAAATTAAAACTAAGACAGAAAAAGAATTGGAAAAAATTTTGAAAAAAAGAAAGGAAGAACTTGAACTTTGGAAGGAAGAAAGAAAGAAAAAAATAGAAGAAGCTTTATTGAATGAAGAAAATATTGCGTTAGCAAAAAAGAGACTACAATTTAAGGATGAATTATCTTTATTGGAAAACCAGATGATTTTGAGATTAAAAGAAGATGTTTTAAATAAGTTTCTTTCTCTTAATAAAGAGGAATATCAAAAGTTCTGGGAGAGACTTTTGAGTAAAGAAGGAATAGAATCAGGAGAGATTATCTTAGCGAAAGGAGAAGAGAAATTAGACATAAAAGAACTTTGTGAAAAATTTAAATTAATTTATAAAGAAGAAAGATATGAAGGAAAAGCAGGATTAATGGTTAGAAAAGGAAATATTATCGAAGACTTAACTCTGGAAAATATTATTGATGAAAAAATAAAAGAAAATATTTTAGAGTTGGCAAAAATATTACGAGGGGAATAAATGAGTTATCAAAAATATCTTTTCATATCTACTAACTTAAAAGCAAGAACTTCAAAATTTATAGAATCTACTCTCTTTTCATGGCTTAAGGAGGCAGGATGGGAAGAAATTGAGGATTGGTTAAAAAATTCTCCTTACAATTTTCTACTAGATAGAGAAGATTG encodes:
- a CDS encoding DMT family transporter; its protein translation is MIKGKEIKGIFILTLVTLIWGSTFSMSKISLQYVSPIILLSLRFTLGTISLFVYLLFFSKNNFKITKSGIILGVINFLAIAFQTFGLKYTSATKTAFITGISVLFVPFGEKILFKNKISKNVWIAVVLAILGLFFLTVDFKELSEINIGDFLVLLCAITYTLQILFISYVVHKADISNLAFVELLITSLLSWFFAIPEIYNLSFENLVFAFPPILYLGIIATALTLTLQLLGQRYLSPSKSAIIYNLEPVFAFLFARIFLNERLKIGQGIGAILIILSLFLSLPQFSILNKKKRG
- a CDS encoding ECF transporter S component → MSTKKLVLVSLFTGISLILSITIYFPILPQASYLLYDPGDIPLLIVALYIGVFEGLLATLIVSILMALITGQGGPIGALMHFIATGTLISVAGLFFKRMKKLEIPLILGTLSMAGVMSIANLIFTPIYLGVSVKEVLALIVPVIIPFNLIKAGINSFLTYILTKVIPFSSYLK
- a CDS encoding endonuclease produces the protein MNLIEEIFKILFEKYGPQYWWPADSSFEVIIGAILTQATNWNNVEKAIANIKNKKLLDPDKLYYISLEKLEDLIRPCGFYKIKARRIKNFLDFLFKSYDGKLDKISKETTFLLREKLLSISGLGKETVDSILLYAFNRPVFVIDNYTRKIFSCLGILEFSLSYEQWQSLFQNFLFPIYQLFNEYHALIVEHGKRKCKLCKGSCFIKERVFSENFQFYYKEYLQLRNKSRFHPAT
- the purH gene encoding bifunctional phosphoribosylaminoimidazolecarboxamide formyltransferase/IMP cyclohydrolase — translated: MPWCLISVYNKEGIRNFAKELYNLGYEIIATHSTAKEILKENIPVHEISEFTGFSELIGGRVKTLHPKIFAGILARRNKEEDLEELRKNNIPLIDIVVCNLYPFSEVIKKKDVTMEEVLENIDIGGVSLLRASAKNYPYVLVISSPEDYQEVIERLKNNQIDETFRKKLAIKAFSYTSFYDQIITNFLSNDFPDIINISLKKELDLRYGENPHQKASYYLLPYQKMPWEKLQGKELSYNNLLDLDSAWNLIIEFSEPACAIIKHNNPCGVSESSHPVSAFRKAYESDPISAYGGIVACNFTIDDECAIEMSKYFFEVIIAKNITESARKIFEKKKNLRVLIYKEDNKNPWEIKSLKTGFLIQEFNNSLINEYEVKTSKKPNEKDLEELIFALKVVKHTKSNAIVVSKNKTTLGIGAGQMNRVDSVKIALEKAGEKAKDAYLASDAFFPFPDSIELAGKYGIKAIIQPSGSIRDEEVIKKAEELGIILVMINIRHFRH
- a CDS encoding sigma-70 family RNA polymerase sigma factor — translated: MSREIEKSLELNNVSSQLDSPLGWEEKTNLSDKALISLIKSGDREAFNILVKRYEKKVFNILYLQLGPISDLEDLAQEVFIKIFKNINKFRGEAQFSTWLYRIVLNLSYDYKRKNKNIFSLDENIDYESEETFENILPTSEEDPEKVLERLEVQRKIRDAIKGLSKEYQEVIILREFEGLSYEEIAKVLNCPVGTVESRLFRAREELRKKLIKEWKES
- a CDS encoding bifunctional nuclease family protein, producing the protein MMLEAYILSLNLDPQTNQFVVVLKEKKEGKKLLPIWIGPFEANAIAIALEKVSTPRPLTHDLIKNILDNLKIKVQKILIHSLKEGTFYATIFLEDGDKVIEIDSRPSDAMALALRTQSPIYVESQVFDEAGIIEEYASDEELEKFLQNINPEEFKKQ
- a CDS encoding zf-HC2 domain-containing protein — translated: MKCKEAKRLISLYIDGEIPPDKRFELEEHLSNCFYCKRELEELIFIIREIHKLPKVKSSLNFVDSLWYRYQEEKTRQRSFKKLIFIVSLVFTLIFIFLLSQKIWIPKSEPQELQTFYEIHSKWKRNFIFEEPFVDFVLYQNR